One genomic region from Jiangella sp. DSM 45060 encodes:
- a CDS encoding energy-coupling factor ABC transporter ATP-binding protein, with product MIEVDAVTHRYGDRTVLRDVTVTLTEHRVGVIGANGSGKSTFARLLNGLVLPTSGSVTVDGLSTRGRSGAQVRRSVGFVFTDPDAQILMPTVAEDVAFGLRDLPSAAVAERVAEALESFGLAGHADHPAHLLSGGQKQLLALCSVLVTEPKVLVCDEPTTLLDLRNTRKVLTLLSELPQRVVLVTHDLDAVLAMDRVLVFDDGRLVFDGRPADAVAFYREISA from the coding sequence GTGATCGAGGTCGACGCCGTCACGCACCGGTACGGCGACCGCACGGTCCTGCGCGACGTCACCGTCACCCTGACGGAGCACCGGGTCGGCGTCATCGGGGCGAACGGTTCGGGCAAGTCGACGTTCGCGCGGCTGCTCAACGGCCTGGTGCTGCCGACGTCGGGGTCGGTGACGGTGGACGGGCTGTCGACGCGGGGCCGGTCGGGCGCGCAGGTGCGGCGGTCGGTCGGGTTCGTGTTCACCGACCCCGACGCGCAGATCCTGATGCCGACGGTCGCCGAGGACGTCGCGTTCGGGCTGCGTGACCTGCCCTCGGCCGCCGTGGCCGAGCGGGTCGCCGAGGCGCTGGAGTCGTTCGGGCTGGCCGGGCACGCCGACCACCCGGCGCACCTGCTGTCGGGCGGGCAGAAGCAGCTGCTGGCGCTCTGCTCGGTGCTGGTGACCGAGCCGAAGGTGCTCGTGTGCGACGAGCCGACGACCCTGCTGGACCTGCGCAACACCCGGAAGGTGCTGACGCTGCTGAGCGAGCTGCCGCAGCGGGTCGTGCTGGTGACGCACGACCTCGACGCCGTGCTGGCCATGGACCGCGTCCTCGTCTTCGACGACGGCCGCCTGGTGTTCGACGGGCGCCCGGCCGACGCGGTGGCGTTCTACCGGGAGATCTCCGCCTAG
- a CDS encoding neutral zinc metallopeptidase: MKFNRRARLDPSQVSDQRGRRPAGRTAAAGGGIGVVILTLLALLTGTNPADLLGGSDSPAVEAAPGSEGELERECQVVADIDENPDCRFVLYVNSTQDFWDDYFAAAGERYTPATTTFFTSSVTTRCGTASSQVGPFYCPGDQKVYLDLGFFEQLRTTYGGPSGQFAEAYVLAHEYGHHVQNLTGQMQRVRTQSGPSSDAVRLELQADCYAGMWAHAATTADDESGQPLITELTNQDIADALSAAETVGDDYIQERFQGTVTPESWTHGSSEQRQRWFTTGFETGDIAACDTFAASSL; this comes from the coding sequence ATGAAGTTCAACCGGCGAGCACGCCTGGATCCTTCCCAGGTGTCCGACCAGCGCGGCCGGCGCCCGGCCGGCCGCACGGCGGCGGCCGGCGGCGGCATCGGCGTCGTCATCCTGACCCTGCTCGCGCTGCTGACCGGCACCAACCCGGCCGACCTCCTCGGCGGCTCGGACTCCCCCGCGGTCGAGGCGGCCCCGGGCTCGGAGGGCGAGCTGGAGCGCGAGTGCCAGGTGGTCGCCGACATCGACGAGAACCCCGACTGCCGGTTCGTGCTGTACGTGAACTCGACGCAGGACTTCTGGGACGACTACTTCGCGGCGGCCGGCGAGCGGTACACGCCCGCCACCACCACGTTCTTCACGTCCTCCGTCACCACCCGGTGCGGCACGGCGTCGTCGCAGGTCGGGCCGTTCTACTGCCCCGGCGACCAGAAGGTCTACCTCGACCTCGGCTTCTTCGAGCAGCTGCGCACCACCTACGGCGGGCCGAGCGGCCAGTTCGCCGAGGCGTACGTGCTGGCGCACGAGTACGGTCACCACGTGCAGAACCTCACCGGCCAGATGCAGCGCGTGCGCACCCAGTCCGGCCCGTCGTCCGACGCCGTCCGGCTGGAGCTGCAGGCCGACTGCTACGCCGGCATGTGGGCGCACGCCGCCACCACGGCCGACGACGAGTCCGGCCAGCCGCTCATCACCGAGTTGACGAACCAGGACATCGCCGACGCGCTGTCGGCCGCCGAGACCGTCGGCGACGACTACATCCAGGAGCGGTTCCAGGGCACCGTCACGCCCGAGTCGTGGACGCACGGTTCCAGCGAGCAGCGGCAGCGCTGGTTCACCACCGGCTTCGAGACCGGCGACATCGCGGCCTGCGACACCTTCGCCGCGTCCTCGCTGTGA
- a CDS encoding ABC-F family ATP-binding cassette domain-containing protein: protein MITAHQLEVRAGAQILLEDASFRIGPGDKVGLVGRNGAGKTTLTRILADEGQPASGSVVRTGPIGYLPQDPRVGDPEVIARDRILSARGLDVVVASMRKAEKQMASSDAAEHERGMRRYARLEAEFLAAGGYAVESEAASIAASLGLPDRVLAQPLRTLSGGQRRRVELARILFSDAETLLLDEPTNHLDADSIVWLRDFLRAYKGGLVVISHDVALLDKTVNRVFHLDANRAALDVYNIGWTAYLAQRETDERRRHRERANAEKKAAALKAQADRMRYKATKATAAQNMDRRAQRLLAGLEEQRRSDKVAKLRFPDPAPCGKTPLTASGLSKSYGSLEVFTDVDLAIDRGSRVVILGLNGAGKTTLLRLLAGIEEADTGGVEPGHGLRLGYYAQEHETLDTSRTVLENLRSAAPDLPELEARRVLGSFLFSGDAVDKPAAVLSGGEKTRLALASLVVSSANVLLLDEPTNNLDPASREEVLAALRSFAGAIVLVTHDEGAVEALGPERVVLLPDGVEDLWNPDYAELVSLA from the coding sequence ATGATCACCGCTCATCAGCTCGAAGTGCGCGCAGGCGCGCAGATCCTGCTCGAGGACGCCAGCTTCCGCATCGGTCCCGGCGACAAGGTCGGCCTGGTCGGCCGCAACGGCGCCGGCAAGACCACGCTGACCCGCATCCTGGCCGACGAGGGCCAGCCGGCGTCCGGCTCCGTGGTGCGTACCGGCCCCATCGGCTACCTGCCGCAGGATCCCCGCGTCGGCGACCCCGAGGTCATCGCCCGCGACCGCATCCTCAGCGCCCGCGGGCTCGACGTCGTCGTCGCGAGCATGCGCAAGGCCGAGAAGCAGATGGCGTCCAGCGACGCCGCCGAGCACGAGCGCGGCATGCGCCGCTACGCCCGGCTCGAGGCCGAGTTCCTGGCGGCCGGCGGGTACGCCGTCGAGAGCGAGGCGGCCAGCATCGCCGCCAGCCTGGGGCTGCCCGACCGCGTGCTGGCCCAGCCGCTGCGCACGCTCTCCGGCGGCCAGCGGCGCCGGGTCGAGCTGGCCCGCATCCTGTTCTCCGACGCCGAGACGCTGCTCCTGGACGAGCCGACGAACCACCTGGACGCCGACTCCATCGTGTGGCTGCGCGACTTCCTGCGGGCCTACAAGGGCGGCCTGGTGGTCATCAGCCACGACGTCGCGTTGCTCGACAAGACCGTCAACCGCGTCTTCCACCTCGACGCCAACCGCGCCGCCCTCGACGTCTACAACATCGGCTGGACGGCCTACCTGGCCCAGCGCGAGACCGACGAGCGCCGCCGGCACCGCGAGCGGGCCAACGCCGAGAAGAAGGCCGCCGCGCTCAAGGCGCAGGCCGACCGCATGCGCTACAAGGCCACCAAGGCCACCGCGGCGCAGAACATGGACCGCAGGGCGCAGCGGCTGCTGGCCGGCCTCGAGGAGCAGCGCCGCTCCGACAAGGTGGCCAAGCTGCGCTTCCCCGACCCCGCGCCGTGCGGCAAGACGCCGCTCACCGCGTCCGGGCTGTCGAAGTCGTACGGGTCGCTGGAGGTCTTCACCGACGTCGACCTCGCCATCGACCGCGGCAGCCGGGTCGTCATCCTGGGCCTCAACGGCGCCGGCAAGACGACGCTGCTGCGGCTGCTGGCCGGCATCGAGGAGGCCGACACCGGCGGCGTCGAGCCCGGGCACGGGCTGCGGCTGGGCTACTACGCCCAGGAGCACGAGACGCTCGACACCTCGCGCACGGTCCTCGAGAACCTGCGCAGCGCCGCTCCCGACCTCCCGGAGCTGGAGGCGCGGCGGGTCCTCGGCTCGTTCCTGTTCTCCGGCGACGCCGTCGACAAACCGGCCGCCGTGCTGTCCGGCGGCGAGAAGACCCGCCTGGCGCTGGCGTCGCTGGTCGTGTCCAGCGCGAACGTGCTGCTGCTGGACGAGCCGACGAACAACCTCGACCCCGCCTCCCGCGAGGAGGTGCTGGCCGCGCTGCGCTCGTTCGCCGGCGCGATCGTCCTGGTGACGCACGACGAAGGCGCCGTCGAGGCGCTGGGCCCGGAACGGGTCGTGTTGCTCCCCGACGGAGTCGAAGATCTGTGGAACCCTGACTATGCGGAGCTCGTCTCACTCGCATAG
- a CDS encoding helix-turn-helix domain-containing protein — MAEKLVKGARISGGQRDKLASDLKKKYEGGRSIRELATETGRSYGFVHRVLSESGVNLRGRGGATRGKAKKQA; from the coding sequence GTGGCCGAGAAGTTGGTAAAAGGCGCGCGGATCAGTGGGGGGCAGCGTGACAAGCTCGCCTCTGACCTGAAGAAGAAGTACGAAGGTGGTCGGAGCATCCGCGAGCTCGCCACCGAAACCGGGCGTTCCTACGGGTTCGTCCACCGGGTTCTGTCGGAGTCCGGTGTCAACCTACGAGGCCGTGGAGGGGCCACACGAGGCAAGGCGAAGAAGCAGGCCTGA
- a CDS encoding ABC transporter ATP-binding protein, translating to MGMGHAWRASRSFSGDQSVTHKRLARGTVRRIAGYGRPYRRQIAVFLATTIAAAASAVAVPLLLQVLIDDGVSTGDRSVVVWAALAVAGLAVVDVVLGLLGRWMSARVGEGLIFDLRRQVFDHVQRQSVAFFTRTQTGSLVSRLNSDVIGAQQAFTGTLSQIVSNVVTLALALGAMILLSWQITLIVLVLVPLFLLPARFIGRRLADISRESMQLNAAMSQTMTERFNVSGALLVKIFGRYHDENADFGQAAGRVRDIGVVQALYARYFFLGLTFLASLATAVVYGVGGWLAVGGTLEVGTLVALAALLTRLYGPLTALSNVQVDIMTALVSFERVFEVLDLPPMVRDAPGARPLPGGDEQLSVRFEDVHFTYPGDEVSLASLEAVARPAAAAPEPVLEGVSFDVAPGEMVALVGPSGAGKSTITHLVSRLYDPTSGVVRVGDRDLRDVQLESLHEAVGVVTQDAHLFHDTIRYNLAYARPGATDDDLWAALEAAQIAGLVRSLSEGLDTVVGDRGYRLSGGEKQRLAIARLLLKAPRVVVLDEATAHLDSESELAVQRALETALTGRTSLVIAHRLSTIRGADTILVVDDGRIVERGTHEQLLAAGGTYAELYRTQFALQDAARPA from the coding sequence ATGGGGATGGGTCACGCCTGGCGCGCCTCCAGGTCGTTCTCCGGCGACCAGTCGGTCACGCACAAACGGCTGGCGCGGGGTACGGTCCGGCGCATCGCCGGCTACGGCCGGCCCTACCGCCGTCAGATCGCCGTCTTCCTCGCCACCACCATCGCCGCCGCGGCGTCCGCGGTCGCCGTGCCGTTGCTGCTGCAGGTCCTCATCGACGACGGCGTCAGCACCGGCGACCGGTCGGTCGTCGTGTGGGCCGCCCTCGCGGTGGCCGGGCTGGCCGTCGTCGACGTCGTCCTGGGGCTGCTCGGCCGGTGGATGTCCGCCCGGGTCGGCGAGGGCCTGATCTTCGACCTGCGCCGCCAGGTCTTCGACCACGTCCAGCGCCAGTCGGTCGCGTTCTTCACCCGCACCCAGACCGGTTCGCTGGTGTCGCGGCTCAACAGCGACGTCATCGGCGCGCAGCAGGCGTTCACCGGCACGCTCTCGCAGATCGTCAGCAACGTCGTCACGCTGGCGCTGGCGCTCGGCGCCATGATCCTGCTGTCGTGGCAGATCACCCTCATCGTGCTGGTCCTGGTGCCGCTGTTCCTGCTGCCGGCCCGCTTCATCGGCCGCCGGCTGGCCGACATCAGCCGCGAGTCCATGCAGCTCAACGCCGCGATGAGCCAGACGATGACCGAGCGGTTCAACGTCTCCGGCGCGCTGCTGGTGAAGATCTTCGGCCGTTACCACGACGAGAACGCCGACTTCGGGCAGGCCGCCGGCCGGGTCCGCGACATCGGCGTCGTCCAGGCGCTCTACGCCCGCTACTTCTTCCTCGGCCTGACCTTCCTCGCCTCGCTGGCCACCGCCGTCGTCTACGGCGTCGGCGGCTGGCTGGCCGTCGGCGGCACGCTGGAGGTCGGCACGCTGGTGGCGCTGGCCGCGCTGCTGACCCGCCTCTACGGTCCGCTCACCGCGCTCTCGAACGTCCAGGTCGACATCATGACGGCGCTGGTCAGCTTCGAGCGGGTGTTCGAGGTGCTCGACCTCCCGCCGATGGTCCGCGACGCGCCCGGCGCCCGGCCGCTGCCCGGCGGCGACGAGCAGCTGTCGGTGCGGTTCGAGGACGTCCATTTCACCTATCCGGGCGACGAGGTGTCGCTGGCCTCGCTCGAGGCGGTGGCCCGGCCGGCCGCCGCGGCGCCCGAGCCGGTGCTCGAGGGCGTCTCGTTCGACGTCGCGCCGGGCGAGATGGTCGCGCTGGTCGGCCCGTCCGGCGCCGGCAAGTCGACGATCACGCACCTGGTGTCGCGGCTCTACGACCCCACCTCCGGCGTCGTCCGGGTCGGCGACCGCGACCTGCGCGACGTCCAGCTCGAATCGCTGCACGAGGCCGTCGGCGTCGTCACCCAGGACGCGCACCTGTTCCACGACACCATCCGCTACAACCTCGCCTACGCCCGGCCCGGCGCCACCGACGACGACCTGTGGGCCGCGCTCGAGGCGGCGCAGATCGCCGGGCTGGTGCGGTCGCTGTCCGAGGGCCTCGACACCGTCGTCGGCGACCGCGGCTACCGGCTGTCCGGCGGTGAGAAACAGCGGCTGGCCATCGCCCGGCTGCTGCTCAAGGCGCCCCGCGTGGTGGTGCTCGACGAAGCCACCGCCCACCTCGACTCCGAGTCCGAGCTGGCGGTACAGCGGGCGCTCGAGACCGCGCTGACCGGGCGCACCTCGCTGGTCATCGCCCACCGCCTGTCCACCATCCGCGGCGCCGACACCATCCTCGTCGTCGACGACGGCCGCATCGTCGAGCGCGGCACGCACGAGCAGCTGCTCGCCGCCGGTGGGACCTACGCCGAGCTCTACCGCACCCAATTCGCCCTGCAGGACGCCGCCCGCCCGGCCTGA
- a CDS encoding SDR family oxidoreductase, translated as MDLGLKDRVYIVTGGTRGLGRAGAEALVADGARLVLTSRSQESVDAAVDDLGSGSVVGVAADNADPGTPERLADLALDRFGRLDGALVSVGGPPAGRVVDLDDDQWRAAFDSVFLGAVRLARVVAGRLSGGGALAFVLSSSVKSPIAGLAASNGLRPGLAMVIKQLADELGPDGVRAVGLLPGSIETDRLRELATMSGRDPEEVKAAASKVIPLRRYGRPEEFGRVAAFVLSPAASYLTGSMIAVDGGSIRSL; from the coding sequence ATGGATCTCGGGCTGAAGGATCGCGTCTACATCGTCACCGGCGGCACCCGCGGGCTGGGCCGGGCCGGGGCCGAGGCCCTGGTCGCCGACGGCGCTCGGCTGGTGCTGACGTCACGCTCGCAGGAGTCGGTCGACGCCGCGGTGGACGACCTCGGCTCAGGCTCCGTCGTGGGCGTGGCGGCCGACAACGCCGACCCGGGCACGCCGGAGCGGCTGGCCGACCTCGCGCTGGACCGCTTCGGCCGGCTCGACGGCGCCCTGGTCAGCGTCGGCGGGCCGCCGGCCGGCCGCGTGGTCGACCTCGACGACGACCAGTGGAGGGCCGCGTTCGACAGCGTCTTCCTCGGCGCCGTCCGGCTGGCCCGGGTGGTCGCGGGCCGGCTGTCCGGCGGTGGCGCGCTGGCGTTCGTGCTGTCCAGCTCGGTGAAGTCGCCCATCGCCGGCCTCGCCGCGTCGAACGGGCTGCGGCCGGGCCTGGCCATGGTGATCAAGCAGCTGGCCGACGAGCTCGGGCCCGACGGCGTGCGCGCGGTGGGGCTGCTGCCCGGCAGCATCGAGACCGATCGCCTGCGCGAACTGGCCACGATGTCCGGCCGCGACCCCGAGGAGGTCAAGGCAGCGGCGTCGAAGGTCATCCCGCTGCGCCGCTACGGCCGCCCGGAGGAGTTCGGCCGCGTCGCCGCCTTCGTCCTCTCCCCCGCCGCGTCCTACCTCACCGGCTCCATGATCGCCGTCGACGGAGGCTCGATCCGCTCCCTGTGA
- a CDS encoding glycoside hydrolase family 15 protein, which yields MTGLIEDHGIIGDLHTAALVDRDGTIDWLCLPRFDSAACFASLLGTEKNGFWRLAPMGAGPADRRWYRGDTLILEHVWDTPDGSVKVIDFMPESTGEHDVVRIVEGLSGRVTMHSELRLRFDYGRSVPWMHRDGGLIVGVAGPDSVALHTEVPTYGRSLTTHSDFAVSAGERVSFVLAWGPSHHPPSRPVDPLRALDETERFWTEWAARCRYDGPYRDAVMRSLITLKALTYQPTGGIVAAPTTSLPEDLGGVRNWDYRYCWLRDSAFTLDALIRSGYVDEARAWRDWLIRAIGGNPSDLQIMYGLSGERRLPEYEIGWLAGYEGSRPVRVGNAAAEQLQIDVYGEVIDTLARARQHGLPLERHVWALQEKLLQHLEGAWSQPDEGIWEIRGERRHFVHSKVMAWVAADRAVDALEDGGAPGHPDRWRALRATIMKDVVAHGYDPDRNTFTQSYDHPALDAALLQIPIVGFLPPDDPRVAGTVDAVAKELSTDSGLVLRYRTEHDVDGLPGDEGAFLACSFWLVEALHLTGRPERARDLFEHLLSLRNDLGLLAEEYDPRIGRMVGNFPQALSHIPLVTAAFLLADVEGPATGRA from the coding sequence ATGACGGGGCTGATCGAGGATCACGGCATCATCGGCGACCTCCACACCGCCGCCCTGGTCGACCGCGACGGCACCATCGACTGGCTCTGCCTGCCCCGGTTCGACTCCGCCGCCTGCTTCGCGTCGCTGCTCGGCACCGAGAAGAACGGCTTCTGGCGGCTCGCCCCGATGGGCGCCGGCCCGGCCGACCGCCGCTGGTACCGCGGCGACACGCTGATCCTGGAGCACGTCTGGGACACCCCCGACGGCAGCGTCAAGGTCATCGACTTCATGCCCGAGAGCACCGGCGAGCACGACGTCGTCCGCATCGTCGAAGGGCTGTCCGGCCGGGTGACGATGCACAGCGAACTGCGGCTGCGCTTCGACTACGGCCGCTCGGTGCCGTGGATGCACCGCGACGGCGGCCTCATCGTCGGCGTGGCCGGGCCCGACTCCGTCGCGCTGCACACCGAGGTCCCCACGTACGGCCGGTCGCTGACGACGCACTCCGACTTCGCCGTGAGCGCGGGCGAGCGGGTGAGCTTCGTGCTGGCGTGGGGGCCGTCGCACCACCCGCCCAGCCGGCCGGTCGACCCACTGCGCGCGCTCGACGAGACCGAGCGGTTCTGGACGGAGTGGGCGGCGCGGTGCCGGTACGACGGCCCGTACCGCGACGCCGTCATGCGCTCGCTGATCACCCTCAAGGCGCTGACGTACCAGCCGACCGGCGGCATCGTCGCCGCCCCCACCACGTCGCTGCCCGAGGACCTCGGCGGCGTGCGCAACTGGGACTACCGCTACTGCTGGCTGCGCGACTCCGCGTTCACGCTGGACGCGCTGATCCGCAGCGGGTACGTCGACGAAGCGCGGGCCTGGCGCGACTGGCTGATCCGGGCCATCGGCGGCAACCCGTCGGACCTGCAGATCATGTACGGCCTCAGCGGTGAGCGGCGGCTGCCGGAGTACGAGATCGGCTGGCTGGCCGGCTACGAGGGGTCCCGCCCGGTGCGGGTCGGCAACGCCGCCGCCGAGCAGCTGCAGATCGACGTCTACGGCGAGGTCATCGACACGCTGGCCCGGGCCCGTCAGCACGGGCTGCCGCTGGAGCGGCACGTGTGGGCACTGCAGGAGAAGCTGCTGCAGCACCTCGAGGGCGCGTGGTCGCAGCCCGACGAGGGCATCTGGGAGATCCGCGGCGAGCGCCGGCATTTCGTCCACTCCAAGGTCATGGCCTGGGTGGCCGCCGACCGCGCCGTCGACGCTCTGGAGGACGGCGGCGCGCCCGGGCACCCGGACCGGTGGCGGGCGCTACGGGCGACGATCATGAAGGACGTCGTCGCACACGGTTACGATCCGGATCGCAACACCTTCACCCAGTCCTACGACCACCCGGCCCTCGACGCCGCGCTGCTGCAGATCCCGATCGTCGGCTTCCTGCCGCCCGACGACCCCCGCGTCGCCGGCACCGTCGACGCCGTCGCGAAGGAGCTGTCCACCGACAGCGGCCTGGTGCTGCGCTACCGCACCGAGCACGACGTCGACGGCCTGCCGGGCGACGAGGGCGCGTTCCTGGCCTGCTCGTTCTGGCTGGTCGAGGCGTTGCACCTGACCGGGCGCCCCGAGCGGGCGCGGGACCTGTTCGAGCACCTGCTGAGCCTGCGCAACGACCTCGGGCTGCTGGCCGAGGAGTACGACCCGCGCATCGGGCGCATGGTCGGCAACTTCCCGCAGGCACTCAGCCACATCCCGCTCGTGACGGCCGCCTTCCTGCTCGCCGACGTCGAGGGTCCGGCCACCGGCCGCGCCTGA
- a CDS encoding SURF1 family protein, giving the protein MYKFLASRRWLVRTLAGVLLVLVCVRLGLWQLDRNEQRQDRNAVIEANVDGDAVPAAELVPPGQALAEGDEWSTVQVTGRWDVDNELRLRLRPVDGTRGVHALTPLVGDDGTALLVDRGFVPADGRDDDEIELPTPSGGEVTVTARVRHSETGHDVDPSTGSVRFVDVEAIAAGLPYPFYGAWGELITQDPEPATSLQLIDPPATESGPHLSYAIQWFLFAVVGVGGFVLLIRAEARGRDEASGDTGADTPARAGPVG; this is encoded by the coding sequence GTGTACAAGTTCCTGGCGTCGCGGCGCTGGCTGGTGCGCACGCTCGCCGGGGTGCTCCTGGTGCTGGTGTGCGTCCGCCTCGGGCTCTGGCAGCTCGACCGCAACGAGCAGCGGCAGGACCGCAACGCCGTCATCGAGGCCAACGTCGACGGCGACGCGGTGCCGGCCGCCGAGCTCGTCCCGCCCGGCCAGGCCCTGGCCGAGGGCGACGAGTGGAGCACCGTGCAGGTCACCGGCCGCTGGGACGTCGACAACGAGCTGCGGCTGCGGCTGCGCCCCGTCGACGGCACCCGCGGCGTGCACGCGCTGACCCCGCTGGTCGGCGACGACGGCACCGCGCTGCTGGTCGACCGCGGGTTCGTGCCCGCCGACGGCCGCGACGACGACGAGATCGAGCTGCCCACGCCGTCCGGCGGCGAGGTCACCGTCACCGCGCGGGTCCGGCACAGCGAGACCGGCCACGACGTCGATCCGTCGACGGGATCGGTGCGCTTCGTCGACGTCGAGGCGATCGCCGCCGGGCTGCCCTACCCGTTCTACGGCGCCTGGGGCGAGCTGATCACCCAGGACCCCGAGCCGGCGACGTCGCTGCAGCTCATCGACCCCCCCGCCACGGAGTCCGGGCCGCATCTGTCGTACGCGATCCAGTGGTTCCTGTTCGCCGTCGTCGGCGTCGGCGGGTTCGTCCTGCTGATCCGGGCCGAGGCGCGCGGCCGCGACGAGGCATCCGGCGACACCGGCGCCGACACCCCGGCGCGGGCCGGCCCCGTCGGGTAG
- the moaA gene encoding GTP 3',8-cyclase MoaA encodes MLVDRYGRVATDLRVSLTDRCNLRCTYCMPEEGLAWLPRQDILTDDEVVRLVRIAVERLGVREVRFTGGEPLLRRGLVDIVAACAQLEPRPELSLTTNAIGLAKMAGALADAGLDRVNGSLDTLRADRFETLTHRRRLEDVLAGLTAARDAGLDPVKINAVLMRGINDDEAPELLAWALEHGYELRFIEQMPLDAQHGWDRATMVTAEEILASLQSVFTLTPLGDVERGSAPAETWLVGGGPARVGVIASVTRPFCGSCDRTRLTAEGQVRNCLFAREESDLRGAMRSGADDAELARRWEIAMAAKAAGHGIDDPGFLQPSRPMSAIGG; translated from the coding sequence ATGCTGGTCGACCGATATGGACGCGTGGCCACCGACCTCCGGGTGTCGCTGACCGATCGCTGCAACCTGCGGTGCACCTACTGCATGCCCGAGGAGGGGCTGGCCTGGCTGCCGCGCCAGGACATCCTCACCGACGACGAGGTGGTGCGGCTGGTCCGCATCGCCGTCGAGCGGCTGGGGGTGCGCGAGGTGCGGTTCACCGGCGGCGAGCCGCTGCTGCGCCGCGGGCTGGTCGACATCGTCGCCGCGTGCGCCCAGCTGGAGCCGCGTCCGGAGCTGTCGCTGACGACCAACGCCATCGGGCTGGCGAAGATGGCCGGCGCGCTCGCCGACGCCGGGCTCGACCGCGTCAACGGGTCGCTCGACACTCTGCGCGCCGACCGGTTCGAGACGCTGACGCACCGCCGCCGCCTCGAGGACGTCCTGGCCGGGCTGACCGCGGCGCGCGACGCCGGGCTCGACCCCGTCAAGATCAACGCCGTCCTCATGCGCGGCATCAACGACGACGAGGCGCCCGAGCTGCTGGCGTGGGCGCTCGAGCACGGCTACGAGCTGCGCTTCATCGAGCAGATGCCGCTCGACGCCCAGCACGGCTGGGACCGCGCCACCATGGTGACGGCCGAGGAGATCCTGGCGTCGCTGCAGTCGGTGTTCACGTTGACGCCGCTGGGCGACGTCGAGCGCGGCAGCGCGCCGGCCGAGACCTGGCTGGTCGGTGGCGGGCCGGCCCGCGTCGGCGTCATCGCGTCGGTCACCCGCCCGTTCTGCGGCAGCTGCGACCGCACCCGGCTCACCGCCGAGGGACAGGTGCGCAACTGCCTGTTCGCGCGCGAGGAGTCGGACCTGCGCGGCGCCATGCGCTCGGGCGCCGACGACGCCGAACTGGCCCGCCGCTGGGAGATCGCGATGGCCGCCAAGGCGGCCGGTCACGGCATCGATGACCCCGGGTTTCTCCAGCCGTCGCGGCCGATGTCGGCGATCGGCGGCTGA
- a CDS encoding DUF3099 domain-containing protein has protein sequence MSGNGARRSDPVPSVTTAAAPRSDDLASRQRRYLVMMGIRVACLPLAVISQGWLRIVFILGAVVLPYIAVVIANATRQPRHSALSPVVPPPRLELPAAPVAKDRIEH, from the coding sequence GTGAGCGGAAACGGCGCGCGACGAAGCGACCCTGTGCCGTCGGTCACGACGGCCGCGGCGCCGCGCAGCGACGACCTCGCCAGCCGGCAGCGCCGCTACCTCGTCATGATGGGCATCCGTGTCGCATGTCTGCCACTGGCAGTGATCAGCCAGGGGTGGCTGCGCATCGTGTTCATCCTGGGTGCGGTCGTGCTGCCGTACATCGCCGTCGTCATCGCCAACGCGACCCGCCAGCCACGCCACAGTGCCCTCTCACCAGTGGTCCCTCCGCCGCGACTCGAACTTCCGGCTGCCCCGGTAGCCAAAGATCGAATCGAACATTGA
- a CDS encoding dodecin, which produces MNRTYRVTEIVGTSTDGVEAAVRNGIGRAAQTLRHLDWFEVTEIRGQIVDGEVQHFQVGMKVGFRLEDA; this is translated from the coding sequence ATGAATCGCACGTACCGAGTGACCGAGATCGTGGGGACGTCGACGGACGGCGTGGAGGCCGCGGTGCGCAACGGCATCGGCCGGGCCGCGCAGACCCTGCGCCACCTCGACTGGTTCGAGGTCACCGAGATCCGCGGCCAGATCGTCGACGGCGAGGTGCAGCATTTCCAGGTCGGCATGAAGGTCGGGTTCCGGCTTGAGGACGCCTGA